The genomic DNA TATATACCAAAAAGCCCGAGAATGGCATTATTATCTCGCTGGGCAGAGGAATGCATGCGCTTTCTATCGCCATCATCGCTATAACGGCGGGATATCCAAATGAGCCTATTTGCTCTATCACCCAATTCGCTATTGGCTTGAGGAAATGGTCCAACTCCAGACGCCTCCTGAGCTATATTTCCATAATTACAGGCAATATCATGGGATGGCGGCGAGTCCGACTAGATATAAGCTTTGCTACAGCAGAACGAACGTCGGATTTAGCCGTTGTCCATTCGGTTGCCGCATCAACTGCCAACCCCTCGATTGTTTGTGTTACCACCTCTTTGACTTCTTCGATTAAATCTTCTGCTTCTTCAAGATAAATAAAACCACGGGAAATTATATCAGGACCAGCGACTATATCGCCGGTTGCTTTGTCGATGCCCAAAACGACGATAAACACTCCATCCTGCGCCAGGTGCCGGCGGTCTCGAAGAACCACATCTCCCACATCGCCCACTCCAATTCCATCCACTAGAACATCGCCTGCTGGGACTTTGCCAACAATTTGTGCGTTTGACTGACTAATCTCCAAAACGTCACCGACTTCCATCGCGAAGACGTTTTCTCGCTGAATTCCCATCTCTACGGCAAGCTCGATATATTTTGCGATGTGTCTGTGCTCGCCATGAACTGGAACCACATACTTGGGTTTAGTCAAGTTGAGCATTAGCTTTAGTTCTTCGCGATTGCCATGACCTGAGACGTGGACAGGCGCAATTGCATCGTAAATAACGTCTGCTCCGCGTTTGAATAGATGATTTATAGTTCGTAAGATTAGGTCTTCATTGCCAGGGATTGGGGTTGCGGAGATTATTACTGTATCGCCCTGTTGAATTTTAACGATTGGGTGGTCATCCATTGCAATGCGCGTCAAAGCGGAAAGTGGCTCACCTTGGCTGCCGGTAGTCATGCAGACAACCTGGCTCGGAGAAAGCTCTGGGACGTCTTCAACGCGAATCTTAGTGTTATTTGGAATTTTGAGATAGCCAAGTTGCTCAGCAATTTCGACGTTCTGCGCCATGCTACGCCCAATTATTGCAACTTTACGTCCAAACTTGGCAGCGGTGTTGAAGACTTGCTGTATGCGGTGGATATTTGAGGCAAACGTGGCGATGATTATCTTTCCCTGTGCTTTGCTGAAAACCTGTTCGAACATCGCTCCGACAACGCGCTCTGAGGGAACATGCCCAGGCTTTTCGACATTAGTACAGTCAGTTAGCAACACCAATACGCCCTCAACCCCAATTCGTGCAAAGGCTGGGAAATCTGCCAATTTGCCATCAATTGGCGTCTGGTCGAACTTAAAATCCCCTGTGTGGACAATGGTGCCTACTGGCAGTCTTATTGCAATTGCAAAACCATCCGGTATACTGTGGCTTACTCGGATAGTTTCCACGTCGAACACTCCGATATTGAAGCGCTGCCCGGGCTCAACCTGGTGAAGTTCTGCAACGTCTGTAAGCTTAAACTCATCAAGCTTGGCTTGAACAAAGCCTAATGTTAACTTTGTCCCCCAAATTGGCACATTTAATTGGCTAAGCACATAAGGAAGAGCCCCAATGTGGTCTTCGTGTCCATGGGTCAGGACGATTCCCTGAACCCTATCTGCCTTGTTGAGAAGATAGGTAATATCGGGGACGACAAGGTCAACTCCGAGTAATTCATCGTCAGGAAACATCAGACCGCAGTCAACCAAAAGAATTTGGCCGCAATATTCGAATGCGACCATGTTCTTGCCAATTTCACTAACGCCGCCTAAGGGAATTATGCGAACTGCCTCTTGGTTTTCCATGTTTTTGGTAATACGGGGTCTGCTTACTGGGTTCTAGCGACTGCGGATTAAGCCACGAGAAATCATCAATTCTGCAATCTGGACTGCATTTAGAGCCGCTCCCTTTCGGAGGTTATCTGCCACCACCCACATACTAAGCCCCGTTTCGATGAATGGATCCTCGCGTATTCTGCCGACGTAAACTTCGTCCTTTCCTGAGGCATCAATTGGCATCGGATAGGTGCGGCAATTTGGGTCGCTGTCGGTCGGATTAGGCTCATCTACGACAATTATTCCAGGGAAGGAAGCGAGAATTTCCCTAGCCTCCTCTGCCGTGATTTTTTCTTCTGTCTCGACATAAACCGCTTCGGAATGGCCATTGAACACTGGAACGCGCACCGTGGTTGGAGTAATCTTTATTTCTCTATCGCCCAATATTTTATGGGTCTCAGCCACCATCTTCCATTCTTCACTTGTATAGCCATCGGGTCTAAAATTGCCGATATGGGGAAACAAATTAAAACCTATTTGATAGGGATATACTGCTGGCGGGTCAATTTCTTTCCCTGCTACCAATTTCGTAGATTGTTCATGTAGTTCCTTAATCGCATCGCGACCGGTGCCAGATACTGCTTGATAAGTGCTAACTACGACTCTTTTTACACGCGAGCGGTTGTATATAGCTTTAAGTGGAAGCACCATCTGGATTGTTGAACAATTTGGATTGGCGATAACTCCCTGATGCCAATTGACGTCATCCGGATTGCATTCCGGCACGACTAGCGGAACGCGGTCGTCCATCCTAAAAGTCGAGGAGTTGTCAATTACAACTGCCCCACGCTTTGCTGCTTCCCAAGCATAAAGCTTGCTTGCACCGCTTTCGCCTTCGGTTCCTGCAAAAAGAGCAATATCTACATCGTCAAATTCCTCTGGTATAGTCTCCTTAACCTCATATTGTTTTCCATTGATTTCCATTACTCTGGCAGAACGTGCAAGGAGCTTTAGCTTGTTTATGGGAAAATTCCGCTGTTCAAGCGTCTTTAGCATCTCTTGCCCAACGGCTCCGACGCCAACTACAGCAACGTTGAACCTTTCCATAGAGCAACAACCTTCCTTACAGAATTTTTTCTAACCCATAAATTACATCGGTTAATCCAACAGCTCGCTTTATTGCAAGAAGGACACCCGGCATAAATGACTTCCTATCTATCGAATCGTGGCGGATTGTCAAGGTTTGACCAACTCCGCCAAAGATTACCTCTTGGTGGGCAACCAACCCAGGCAATCTGACACTGTGAATATTCACCCCGTGAAACTCTGCCCCTCGTGCTGTATTATCGCCTTTGCTAGCACTGTCTCGAGAACGGACGTTAGATATCATCTGCGCTGTTTTAATTGCGGTTCCTGACGGCGCATCAAGCTTTTTGTCATGATGAAGTTCTATAATTTCTACTGCCGGAAAATATTTTGCAGCTTCTGCAGCGAACTTCATCATCAGTACTGCTCCGATGGCAAAGTTAGGAGCGATAATTGCTCCAATTCCTTTCTTTTCCGCAAGTTCTTTAATTTCAGCCAGGTTCTCCTCCGTTATCCCCGTTGTGCCTACCACTGGAACAGCTCCTGCATTCATAGCTGTTCGAATATCAGACATAGCCGCTGAAGGAACACTGAAAACCACAGCAACATCTGCTGGCGCTGAATCAAGTGCTTCCGTCAAGCTTCCTTTTATTTCTATAGGGCAATCGATTGCAAGCAATTCCGAGAGTGTTTTTCCTGTATATGCGGGGTCCGCGGCACCTACCAAAACCATTTCGTGGGCTTCGCCATAAACCGCCAATGCCGTCTCACGGCCCATTCTTCCGCCTGCGCCCGATATCGCGACTCTTATTATTGGTTTATCCATTGATATCAACCTCGCACATTAGTTAAACGGTCCAATTGCCGCTAAAGACATCGTCGAGTCATCGAACACCTCATTGGCTACCCGGATAATGTCAGCCATGGAAACACTCATTATAGAACCAATTATCTCCTCCAGCGGGATAATCCGACCTAGGTATAGCTCCGTCTTGCCCAACCGCATCATTCGACTACTCATGCTTTCCTGGCCGAGAACAAGTGCTCCACGAATCTGATTTTTTGCTCTTTCCAATTCTTTATCCGTAAGGCCAGCTTCTCGAATGCTCACAAACTCTGATTTCACCAATCCCATAACCTCATCCAAACTCTGCATGCTTGTGCCTCCATAGGCGGCGAACAATCCACTTTCCCTATAGGAAATGGAATATGAGCCGATAGAGTAAGCTAGCCCCCGTTTCTCACGAATTTCCTGGAAGAGGCGCGAACTCATTCCACCGCCGAGCACAGCATCTATAATTGCCAATGTGTACTTATCCTTTTCGCCGTGAGCAAATCCTCGAGTGCCGATGCAGAAATGCACTTGCTCGGTCGTTTTTTGCGTTAAGTTTGACCGCGCACAGAAGGTAGGTGCATATTGGTTAGTCTCAACCTTTTCGCCCGAAAGCAACCCAAAAATGTCAGCAATTCTGCCAACGAATTCTTTGTGATTTAAGTTGCCTGCTGCTGCAATGACCATATTCTCGGGAATATAACGTTTGCTCATATAGGAAACTACGTCATCTCTGGTTAGTTTGCCAACCGTTTCCCTATCGCCTAGCACCGAACGACCAAGGGGATGTCCACCCAATATTGTCTGGGCAAAAATATCGTGCACCAGGTCATCAGGTGAGTCCTCGTGCCGCTTTATTTCTTCCAGAACAACATTCTTTTCTCTTTCGATTTCATCACAATCAAATATTGAGTTTAATAGCATGTCGCCGATTACTTCAATAGCAATCGGAGTATGCTCGGCAAGCACCTTGGCAAAGTAACAGGTGTATTCCTTTTCGGTAAACGCATTCAAATGACCGCCGATAGAATCGAATTCGTCTGCAATCTGTTGAGCCGTGCGGTTTGCAGTTCCTTTGAACAGCATATGCTCAATGAAATGAGAGATACCCCTGTTTGAATCATCCTCATCTCTTGAGCCAGAGCCGACCCACACGCCAACAGCCACTGACTGAACATGTGGTATAGTTTCAGTTACAACTCGAATACCATTCGGTAATATATCTTTATTGAACATTGCTACCCTTTTGAAAAATTATGGGGGAGGGTGAAGTGGAATATGTACCCTTTCAATTTGCCCCCTGATATGCAAGCCGGCCGAAAAGCTGGCTCGTAAGCCACACTGCTTCGGCCGGTGCTTTTATTCGGCTTTGGACCGAGTTATCGTTTTGGTCGGAATTTCGCACGCGGAAATTCGTCGTCATCTAAAAAGCTTCGACCCTTATCCGGTTTTATGTCTTTTTCTCTTCCCTTTTGTGGTTCCCGTAGCGCAGGAGAAACAAAACGCTCTGGCTTTGGCCCCTCGCCAGGTTGAACTACTCCTTTCCTTGTTAGACTTATCTTCCCTTGAGGCGTTGCTTCTATAACTTTCACAAGCACTTCATCGCCTACGTGGAGCACATCCTCCACTTTTGCTATCCTCGCTGGGCCAATTTGCGATATATGTAACAAACCTTCTCTCCCGGGGAGTATCTCTACAAACGCACCAAAAGGAGTAATTCTCGTAACTTTGCCAGGGTAGGTTTCGCCAACTTTAACATCTCGCGCTATGTCGTCTATCATCTTCAAAGCGCGTTCGCCACCAGCCTTGTCTACAGCGGTTATGTAGACTCGGCCATCTTGCTCGATGCTTATGCTGGCGCCTGTTTCCGCTTCTATTTTCTTGATGATTTTACCGCCCGGGCCTATAACATCACCTATTTTATCAGGATGTATCTCAATCATCAATACCCTTGGAGCATATGGGGAAAGCTCTTCTCGCGGCTTTGAAATCGTCTCAAGCATCTTATCAAGAATATAAAGCCGTCCAACTTTTGCTTGTTCAAGCGCAGCGCTTAGGACCTCTCTGGGTATACCGCTGATTTTGGTATCCATTTGTAATGCAGTGACGCCAGTTGTCGTCCCTGCAACTTTGAAATCCATATCGCCAGCAAAATCCTCAAGGTCCATTATATCGCTTAGTATGACATAGTTGGAACCATCAGTCATTAGCCCCATTGCCACACCAGCTACGGGTGCTTTTATAGGCACTCCTGCATCCATCAAACTCAGCGTGCTTCCACAAACGCTTGCCATTGAAGTGGACCCGCTTGACTCCAAAACCTCGGATGTGAGCAGAATTGCATAAGGGAAATCTTCCTCTGACGGAATCATTGGCGCCAATGCCTTCTCTGCTAGTTGTCCGTGGCCAATTTCCCGTCTTCCAGGCCCTCGCAACGGCCGCGTTTCTCCCACGCTGAAAGGAGGAAAATTGTAGAAGTGCATGTAGCGCTTTGTGCCATCCTCTTCAAGGCTATCTACAATTTGCGCCTCGTCTAACGATCCAA from Armatimonadota bacterium includes the following:
- a CDS encoding ribonuclease J; its protein translation is MENQEAVRIIPLGGVSEIGKNMVAFEYCGQILLVDCGLMFPDDELLGVDLVVPDITYLLNKADRVQGIVLTHGHEDHIGALPYVLSQLNVPIWGTKLTLGFVQAKLDEFKLTDVAELHQVEPGQRFNIGVFDVETIRVSHSIPDGFAIAIRLPVGTIVHTGDFKFDQTPIDGKLADFPAFARIGVEGVLVLLTDCTNVEKPGHVPSERVVGAMFEQVFSKAQGKIIIATFASNIHRIQQVFNTAAKFGRKVAIIGRSMAQNVEIAEQLGYLKIPNNTKIRVEDVPELSPSQVVCMTTGSQGEPLSALTRIAMDDHPIVKIQQGDTVIISATPIPGNEDLILRTINHLFKRGADVIYDAIAPVHVSGHGNREELKLMLNLTKPKYVVPVHGEHRHIAKYIELAVEMGIQRENVFAMEVGDVLEISQSNAQIVGKVPAGDVLVDGIGVGDVGDVVLRDRRHLAQDGVFIVVLGIDKATGDIVAGPDIISRGFIYLEEAEDLIEEVKEVVTQTIEGLAVDAATEWTTAKSDVRSAVAKLISSRTRRHPMILPVIMEI
- a CDS encoding aspartate-semialdehyde dehydrogenase — translated: MERFNVAVVGVGAVGQEMLKTLEQRNFPINKLKLLARSARVMEINGKQYEVKETIPEEFDDVDIALFAGTEGESGASKLYAWEAAKRGAVVIDNSSTFRMDDRVPLVVPECNPDDVNWHQGVIANPNCSTIQMVLPLKAIYNRSRVKRVVVSTYQAVSGTGRDAIKELHEQSTKLVAGKEIDPPAVYPYQIGFNLFPHIGNFRPDGYTSEEWKMVAETHKILGDREIKITPTTVRVPVFNGHSEAVYVETEEKITAEEAREILASFPGIIVVDEPNPTDSDPNCRTYPMPIDASGKDEVYVGRIREDPFIETGLSMWVVADNLRKGAALNAVQIAELMISRGLIRSR
- the dapB gene encoding 4-hydroxy-tetrahydrodipicolinate reductase; translation: MDKPIIRVAISGAGGRMGRETALAVYGEAHEMVLVGAADPAYTGKTLSELLAIDCPIEIKGSLTEALDSAPADVAVVFSVPSAAMSDIRTAMNAGAVPVVGTTGITEENLAEIKELAEKKGIGAIIAPNFAIGAVLMMKFAAEAAKYFPAVEIIELHHDKKLDAPSGTAIKTAQMISNVRSRDSASKGDNTARGAEFHGVNIHSVRLPGLVAHQEVIFGGVGQTLTIRHDSIDRKSFMPGVLLAIKRAVGLTDVIYGLEKIL
- a CDS encoding insulinase family protein; protein product: MFNKDILPNGIRVVTETIPHVQSVAVGVWVGSGSRDEDDSNRGISHFIEHMLFKGTANRTAQQIADEFDSIGGHLNAFTEKEYTCYFAKVLAEHTPIAIEVIGDMLLNSIFDCDEIEREKNVVLEEIKRHEDSPDDLVHDIFAQTILGGHPLGRSVLGDRETVGKLTRDDVVSYMSKRYIPENMVIAAAGNLNHKEFVGRIADIFGLLSGEKVETNQYAPTFCARSNLTQKTTEQVHFCIGTRGFAHGEKDKYTLAIIDAVLGGGMSSRLFQEIREKRGLAYSIGSYSISYRESGLFAAYGGTSMQSLDEVMGLVKSEFVSIREAGLTDKELERAKNQIRGALVLGQESMSSRMMRLGKTELYLGRIIPLEEIIGSIMSVSMADIIRVANEVFDDSTMSLAAIGPFN
- a CDS encoding polyribonucleotide nucleotidyltransferase, translating into MSEKVELEVGGSILSIETGDIARQASGSVLVKQGDSIVLGTATMSEEPREGVDFFPLVCDYEERKYAVGKIPGGFVKRGGRPSEKAVVTSRLIDRPLRPLFPEGMRNEVQIICMPLSYDPEHPTDVLAIIAASAALSISPIPFNGPIGAVRIGRIDGEFIVNPSLEQLEISDLNLVVAGTFDAVTTVDADANQVPEEEILAGVDIAHEHIKQIVGIQNELVRRIGQPKAEVPLFELDSELFQDIDTKVSEKVRQVIHELPAKKLGKAERADVLDDLRAELIESLVADYPEREVEVAEAVDKIIKREFRSLIINERVRMDGRRPDEIRPISAQVGLLPRVHGSGLFTRGQTQVLTTVTLGSLDEAQIVDSLEEDGTKRYMHFYNFPPFSVGETRPLRGPGRREIGHGQLAEKALAPMIPSEEDFPYAILLTSEVLESSGSTSMASVCGSTLSLMDAGVPIKAPVAGVAMGLMTDGSNYVILSDIMDLEDFAGDMDFKVAGTTTGVTALQMDTKISGIPREVLSAALEQAKVGRLYILDKMLETISKPREELSPYAPRVLMIEIHPDKIGDVIGPGGKIIKKIEAETGASISIEQDGRVYITAVDKAGGERALKMIDDIARDVKVGETYPGKVTRITPFGAFVEILPGREGLLHISQIGPARIAKVEDVLHVGDEVLVKVIEATPQGKISLTRKGVVQPGEGPKPERFVSPALREPQKGREKDIKPDKGRSFLDDDEFPRAKFRPKR